A single region of the Acidithiobacillus acidisediminis genome encodes:
- the murB gene encoding UDP-N-acetylmuramate dehydrogenase encodes MMGGRLRLGEPLARHSSWRIGGPAERFYLPGTAADLVSFLREFGRSPITWLGLGSNVLLRDGGLRGTVICLAHGLDQMELDAAGELVVEAGVSAVKLAHFAAKNGLAGVEFLAGIPGTVGGCLAMNAGAHGGETWPLVEWVELLHPNGERERRPASAFRIGYRSVQGQGDACFLRAGLRLPAGEPEQLRMQLRAWQNQRAASQPLSWPSCGSVFRNPPGDHAARLIEAAGLKGRRIGDAEISTQHANFILNRGQARSREVEALVMEIQETVRQRFGIVLQPEMRVLGEEHDD; translated from the coding sequence ATGATGGGCGGACGCTTACGCCTGGGTGAGCCCCTCGCCCGCCACAGCAGCTGGCGCATTGGCGGGCCTGCAGAGCGCTTCTACCTCCCAGGCACGGCGGCAGATCTGGTCAGCTTCTTGCGCGAATTTGGCCGTTCCCCGATCACCTGGCTGGGCCTCGGCAGCAATGTCTTACTGCGTGATGGCGGGCTGCGCGGCACCGTCATCTGCCTTGCCCACGGGCTGGACCAGATGGAGTTGGACGCCGCTGGCGAGCTGGTGGTCGAGGCTGGCGTTTCCGCAGTCAAGCTGGCCCATTTTGCTGCCAAAAATGGCCTCGCCGGGGTGGAGTTTCTGGCCGGAATTCCCGGTACTGTGGGGGGCTGTCTGGCCATGAATGCCGGAGCGCATGGAGGCGAGACCTGGCCCTTGGTGGAATGGGTCGAACTCCTGCATCCCAATGGCGAGCGGGAGCGGCGCCCGGCATCGGCGTTTCGGATTGGGTATCGCTCCGTGCAGGGCCAGGGCGATGCCTGTTTCCTGCGCGCTGGCCTGCGCCTGCCCGCCGGCGAGCCGGAGCAACTGCGGATGCAACTGCGGGCCTGGCAGAACCAGCGGGCGGCGAGCCAACCCCTATCCTGGCCGAGTTGCGGTTCGGTCTTTCGCAATCCCCCCGGCGACCATGCCGCCCGGCTGATCGAGGCCGCGGGGCTCAAGGGTAGACGCATCGGCGATGCCGAGATCAGCACCCAACACGCGAACTTCATCCTCAATCGCGGGCAGGCCCGCTCGCGCGAGGTAGAGGCCTTGGTGATGGAAATTCAGGAGACCGTGCGCCAACGCTTTGGCATTGTTTTACAGCCGGAAATGCGCGTCTTGGGAGAAGAACATGACGACTGA
- the murC gene encoding UDP-N-acetylmuramate--L-alanine ligase — protein MRNWVRQIHLVGIGGAGMRGIAEVLLNLGYAVSGSDLRPGPATLRLSDLGASIFTGHGAANVRGADVVVVSSAIAADNPEIRAARELRIPVIRRAEMLAELMRFKQGIAIAGTHGKTTTTSLVASILGAAGLDPTFVIGGRLKSAGTHAALGSGEYLVAEADESDASFLYLSPVMAVVTNIDADHMETYGNTMGQLRAAFLQFLQRLPFYGLAVLCTDEPMVRGLLPELRTPVLGYGLNDDSDLQARNIRYRGMGSEVEIWRRVEGQGVHWFDLQLNIPGEHNVLNALAAIGIASKVGISQEIIAQALADFRGVARRFEYLGDWRGWSIVDDYGHHPRELAATIAAARRIWPQRPLVLLFQPHRFTRTRDLFGDFVEVLAQADRSLLLDVYAAGEPAIPGADSAALCTALRERGADVQHLPDALQQPQQILAHLPPSAVLLCMGAGSIAQLASQWQAIFATEAQS, from the coding sequence ATGCGTAACTGGGTACGACAGATCCATCTGGTAGGCATTGGTGGTGCTGGCATGCGCGGCATCGCCGAGGTCTTGCTGAACCTGGGCTATGCCGTTTCTGGTTCGGACCTGCGTCCGGGACCGGCGACCCTGCGCCTAAGTGACCTTGGCGCCAGCATTTTCACCGGCCATGGTGCCGCCAATGTGCGGGGTGCCGACGTCGTGGTCGTATCCTCCGCGATTGCGGCGGACAATCCCGAAATTCGTGCGGCCCGCGAATTACGCATTCCGGTCATTCGCCGCGCTGAGATGTTAGCGGAGTTGATGCGCTTCAAGCAGGGCATCGCCATCGCTGGCACCCACGGCAAGACCACCACGACCAGCCTGGTGGCGAGCATCCTCGGGGCCGCCGGGCTGGATCCCACCTTTGTCATCGGCGGACGGCTGAAAAGCGCCGGTACCCACGCCGCTCTGGGCAGTGGCGAATATCTTGTCGCCGAGGCGGACGAATCCGATGCCTCCTTTCTGTATCTCTCTCCGGTGATGGCAGTGGTCACCAACATCGACGCCGACCACATGGAGACGTACGGCAACACCATGGGGCAGCTACGCGCCGCGTTCCTACAGTTTCTCCAGCGTCTCCCCTTCTATGGTCTGGCCGTCCTCTGTACCGATGAGCCCATGGTGCGCGGACTCTTACCAGAATTGCGCACGCCGGTGCTGGGCTACGGTCTGAACGACGACAGTGACCTGCAGGCGCGAAACATCCGCTATCGCGGCATGGGCAGCGAGGTGGAAATCTGGCGCCGGGTCGAGGGCCAGGGAGTGCACTGGTTTGACCTGCAGCTGAATATTCCGGGGGAGCACAACGTCCTCAATGCCCTGGCGGCCATCGGCATTGCCAGCAAGGTGGGCATCAGCCAGGAAATCATTGCCCAGGCCCTGGCCGATTTTCGTGGCGTTGCGCGACGCTTCGAGTATCTCGGGGACTGGCGCGGCTGGAGTATCGTCGACGACTACGGGCATCATCCCCGGGAGTTGGCCGCCACCATCGCCGCCGCCCGCCGCATCTGGCCACAGCGACCCTTGGTGCTACTGTTTCAGCCTCATCGCTTCACCCGCACGCGGGATCTTTTCGGGGATTTCGTCGAGGTGCTGGCACAAGCTGACCGCAGCCTTCTCCTCGACGTCTATGCCGCTGGCGAACCCGCCATCCCCGGCGCCGACAGTGCTGCGCTCTGTACTGCCCTGCGCGAGCGCGGTGCCGACGTGCAGCATCTACCGGACGCGCTGCAGCAGCCACAACAGATCCTCGCGCATCTGCCGCCCAGCGCCGTCCTCCTTTGCATGGGCGCCGGCAGCATTGCCCAGCTGGCCAGCCAATGGCAGGCGATTTTCGCGACGGAGGCGCAGTCATGA
- a CDS encoding D-alanine--D-alanine ligase: MTTETQRVAVVYGGPSAEREVSLQSGAAVLRALQGMGVDACGIDVEPRHLAEQLRDQHVGRVFNVCHGAFGEDGHLQANLENLGIPYTGSGVLASALSMDKWRCKRLWQSASLPTTRGVLLRGDEPIPEELESWGWPLFVKPNRGGSSIGVSRANNTHDLERALGGAFAFDTEILIEAAILGQEVTVGIVHGQALPPIVIQVTGTFYDYHAKYQADDTRYLLPSGLGDALDAQLQSLALRAFAEIGGQGWGRVDFLVDDSGRPALLEVNSVPGMTSHSLVPMAAQTMGWDFAELCRRILASTEGE, translated from the coding sequence ATGACGACTGAAACACAGCGCGTTGCCGTGGTGTATGGCGGTCCCTCGGCGGAGCGCGAGGTCTCCTTGCAGAGCGGCGCCGCGGTTCTCCGCGCCCTCCAAGGCATGGGCGTCGACGCCTGCGGCATCGATGTCGAGCCGCGGCACCTCGCCGAGCAATTGCGCGACCAGCACGTCGGCCGGGTTTTCAACGTCTGTCATGGCGCCTTTGGCGAGGACGGCCATCTGCAAGCCAATCTCGAGAATCTGGGGATTCCCTACACCGGGAGTGGTGTGCTTGCCAGTGCCCTGTCCATGGACAAGTGGCGCTGCAAGCGCCTGTGGCAAAGCGCCAGTTTACCTACCACCCGCGGAGTCCTGCTGCGTGGCGACGAGCCGATACCCGAGGAATTGGAATCCTGGGGTTGGCCCCTCTTCGTCAAGCCCAATCGTGGCGGCTCGAGCATCGGCGTCAGCCGCGCAAACAACACCCACGACTTGGAACGGGCCCTGGGAGGGGCGTTCGCCTTCGACACGGAAATTCTTATTGAAGCCGCCATACTCGGTCAGGAGGTCACCGTCGGTATCGTCCACGGACAGGCCTTGCCGCCCATCGTCATCCAGGTCACGGGCACTTTCTATGACTACCACGCCAAATATCAGGCCGATGACACCCGTTATCTCCTGCCTTCCGGGTTGGGTGATGCACTCGATGCACAACTGCAGAGTCTCGCCCTGCGCGCCTTTGCCGAAATCGGCGGCCAGGGCTGGGGACGCGTGGACTTTCTCGTGGATGACAGCGGACGGCCAGCACTGCTCGAGGTCAACAGTGTGCCCGGCATGACCAGCCACAGTCTGGTACCGATGGCGGCGCAGACCATGGGCTGGGATTTTGCGGAATTGTGCCGGCGCATCCTCGCCAGCACGGAGGGGGAATAG